The Aquipuribacter hungaricus genomic sequence GCGCCGTCGGGGCGGACGACGAGCGAGACGTGGGCCGGCTGCGGCAGCCGCAGCTCCTGCACGCTCACCCCGTGCAGCCGCGAGGAGTCGTGGACGTGGACCTCGAGCAGGTCTGCGCCCATCCGGCCCAGGGGGGTGCTCTCGACGTCGACGTCCTCGCTGTCCAGCCGCTCGACCAGCCCGAGCCGCCGCGCCAGCACGGGCAGCGTCGGTGCCTGCAGCAGCACGGACACCACGACGACGACGAACACGACGTCGAAGATGCGCTGCGCGCCCGGCGCGCCCTCGACGACCGGGATGGTGGCCAGGACGATCGGCACCGCCCCGCGCAGGCCCGCCCACGACAGGAACACCTGCTCCCGCCAGGGCACCCGGAACCACACCATCGACGACATCACCGACAGCGGCCGGGCGACGAGGACGAGCACCGCCGTCACCGCGAGCGCCGGCAGCACGACCCCGGGCAGCCGGGACGGGGTGACGAGCAGCCCGAGCAGGACGAACAGGCCGATCTGCGCGAGCCAGCCGAGCGAGGTCGCGAAGCCGCGGGTGGCCGCACCGTGGGGGAGCCGGCGGTTGCCGAGCACGAGGGCGGCGACGTAGACGGCGAGGAACCCGCTGCCGTGGACGAGGTGCGCGGCCCCGTAGGCGATGCCGACCGCGGCGACGACGGCCAGCGGGAACGGCCCGGACACCGGCGTCGCCAGCCGCGACAGCACGGCCGCGCCGAGCCAGCCCACCGCCACCCCGACGACGAGCCCGATGACCAGCGCGGCCGCGGCCAGCAGGACGGCCAGCCACCACGGCTCTCCCTCCTGCCCTGTCGCGGACGCCGTGAGGGCGATGACGGCCAGCACGGCCGGGGCGTCGTTGAACCCGGACTCGGCCTCGAGCATCCCCACCACGCGGCGGGGCAGCCGCACCGAGCGCAGCACGGAGAACACGGCGGCGGAGTCGGTGCTGGCGACCACGGCCCCGAGCAGCATCGAGGTCAGCAGGTCGAGGTCGAGCAGCAGCCAGGCCCCCACGCCGGTGACGAGGAACGACACGCACGTGCCGACCGTGGCCAGCAGCGAGGCCGGGGCCAGGGACGACCGGATCGACTCCCACCGGGTGGTGAGCCCGCCCTCGGCGAGGATGAGCCCGAGCGCGACGTACCCGGCGTCCTGCGCGAGCTGCTGGTCGTCGAAGGGGATGCCGAGGACGTCCTCGCCGAGCACGATGCCGAGGCCCAGGTAGAGCAGGAGCGACGGCAGACCGGTCCGGGTCGACAGCCGGACCGCGGCGACCGCCGCGATGAGCACGACCGCCCCGACGACCAGGACGAGCTCTGGCGCGACGGTCATCAGAGGTCCTCCTGCCGGTCGGCCTGGCCTGGTATCGGTCGGTCGGTCGGGGGACGGGGCGACGGCGGTGCTGCCGGCGTCGTCCGTGAGGAGGTCC encodes the following:
- a CDS encoding potassium/proton antiporter, which gives rise to MTVAPELVLVVGAVVLIAAVAAVRLSTRTGLPSLLLYLGLGIVLGEDVLGIPFDDQQLAQDAGYVALGLILAEGGLTTRWESIRSSLAPASLLATVGTCVSFLVTGVGAWLLLDLDLLTSMLLGAVVASTDSAAVFSVLRSVRLPRRVVGMLEAESGFNDAPAVLAVIALTASATGQEGEPWWLAVLLAAAALVIGLVVGVAVGWLGAAVLSRLATPVSGPFPLAVVAAVGIAYGAAHLVHGSGFLAVYVAALVLGNRRLPHGAATRGFATSLGWLAQIGLFVLLGLLVTPSRLPGVVLPALAVTAVLVLVARPLSVMSSMVWFRVPWREQVFLSWAGLRGAVPIVLATIPVVEGAPGAQRIFDVVFVVVVVSVLLQAPTLPVLARRLGLVERLDSEDVDVESTPLGRMGADLLEVHVHDSSRLHGVSVQELRLPQPAHVSLVVRPDGAVVPTPTTTLRHGDSLLVVTTPAVRDRVDRRLRAVSEGGRLASWGDDDAGHSAVARPDAPAGGVVVRRALPRGRQAP